The DNA segment aaccaaacaacGGTCAGCCAGTTGAAACTGAAATCTCAGccagttattttttcttttatggcaaAATTGCCTTATGTCAAATTAATTATGTAGCAAAAATGATTGTGGTGAAAATGCTTGGGGCAAAGATGCTTATGGCAAAAATAGCAGGCGTGTGATGACTTCTTACTGATATGATGTTTCTAGCCCAATGTCTTTTCCATAATAAGCATTCAATATGTAGTAGGTTGGGGCTTCCctcttagttggtaaagaatctgcctgcaatggaggagacctgggttcaatacctgggtcagaaagatcccctggagaaggaaatggcaactcactccagtattcttgcctggagaatcccatggacagaggagcctggcgggctacaatccagggggtcgtaagagtcagaaacaacttagcgactagagagagagagagagagagagagagagagatgcattAGGTTCTCATAAGAATAAAGGATTTTGTATTTAAGAATTGTGTTTGAGTGCTTTCTGTGTTCTATCAGTTCAAAGACAGATGAAGAAAAAATGTTGACCTTTCAGGATTCAGAAACAGTTTTAGCTGAGTAATTATTGCTGTATATGAATGATAAGGAAATTTCAGGGAGTAACTTGCTCAGTTTACTAGTAAGGGCAAAGTTGTTATTTGAGTCCATGTGTTTAGTTCTAGACATGATACCTTTCCTGGGCCAGGTTGCAACTCTACCTGTCTACCcttcatatataaataaaacaaaataaaaagcagaaaaaaagaaaaaacccttctctttgtttctttaatcAAGATCTCCGGATATTGGTCAGCATCATCCTAATGGCAAATGCTGTCCTGGAGAAAGGAGGGTGTACCGGACCTCCGGGGCCGCCAGGACACCCAGGACTTCCAGGTATAAGAGGGCCTCCAGGTATAAGAGGTGAGAAATACattcttctgctttttatttgCACCTCCTGTTTCATGTTTTTGGTAGGAATGTCATAATCCTCATAAACTCAGGAGCACAAGGCATTGAGGATTAAAAGAATGTGGAGGAAATGGTCAGCTGTAAGGCTGGGTCCcagggcaggggaaccagagctcaaatcaCAGGGAACAAGAGAGACTGGCCTAGTTCTAGAACCAGGGTACTGGGATCCATGCAGTTTAGTCACGGTGGGAACATGTGCTAAGTAGAGTCAGTATCATGAATCAGACTGTCTGATAAGCAGCAAAAAAAAGGGTTTAATAAGTGTAGCGGGGCATCATGTATCGTCAGAACATTGGGTTTCATTGAGCACTTAGAGCCCcaaacctgctgctaagtcgcttcagtcatgtccaactctgtgcaatcccatagacggcagcccagcaggctccactgtccctgggattctccaggcaaggacattggagtgggttgccatttccttctccaatgcatgaaagtgaaaagtgaaagtgaagtcgctcagtcgtgtccgactcttagcgaccccatggactgcagcctaccaggctcctccatccatgggattttccaggcaagagtattggagtggggtgccattgccttctccgagagcccCAAACCTAGTTCTTATGAAAAGGATGATGCCCAGGGAGCACCTGAGTACAAAGCAAGATTCTTCCCAGATTCTGTCCTGGTTACCAGGACTTCTTTGTAGCCAATGAGACCAGACCAAGAGGGGCTCTCAGGAAAGACCACAGTTGTGTGTCATCTCTTATGGAGCCATTATCATGGGTCTTAAGGGTTAGATTTGGTAATCGAAAGGCTGTCTGGTCCCCAGACTTAGACACCCAGGCCTTTTTATCGTCTTCAGTAAGATTAGAATCATTAGCAAGAATTTTCCTTCCCaaggttgggacgatcccctgcagaaggaaaatttctgctgggaagatcctctggagaaggaaaattctTGCTAatgatcaaacccgggtctcctgcattgcaggtagattctttactgactgagccaccagtgaagctctTAGCAAGAATTAGTCCCACCCAAATCAGGATGAAATAATATATAGGAAaaggttctttactgactgagccaccagggaagctctagcaAGAATTAGTCCCACCCAAATCGGGATGAAATAATATATAGGAAATAATACGTAGGCACCACGCATAGGTACTGTAAATACCTTACGCGCATTGTCTCTTTACAACTTCACAATAATCACATGAGATGTCAACAATaatattttcagatgaggaaatacaGCCCAGAAAGATTGATTAACTTTAGTAAGATTACACAGCTGGTCAGTTTCAGAGATGTGACTTGAAACCATTTAATCATACAGCAAAGATCAATCTCTTAACCatgatattatttaaaaaaaaaaaaagtggtggttTCACACATTGACTGGGTATCATCTTTTTATTGGATTCTATGACCTTCTTACTGTGTCTTGTCCGTTTGTCCAAGGAATACCAGGTTTCCCAGGTCCACCGGGAATTCCAGGACCAAGTGTAAAATGCCCGTGCCACAGAAGGTCCGCCTTCACTGTGAAGCTCAGTGGCCAGCTGCCTTCCCCTTCGAAGCCTGTGCCCTTCACAGAGGTCCTGTACAATGCCCAGAAAGACTTACAGGAGGACACTGGGGTCTTCACATGCAGGGTGCCAGGAAATTACCATTTCCTCTTCGATGTGGATCTCCATCACTGCAAGGTGACTGTTCAGCTGATGAGGGACAAAAGTTCTGTCTTAGAAAAGCATCAGGTCTCCACCAAAGAGCCCAGGAGTCTCTCTGGCATGTTGACCCTGCTGCTGCACGAAGGCGAGAAGGTGTGGCTGGAAGCAAAAGTGGAAACCGAGAAGCCAGAGCAAGCCCAAGTTACAATTTATTTCTCTGGTTTCCTGACATAGTTCTGGCCTCTTTCTGTAGCaaaagcaaatcccttatgattctgctgtcaaaagcaaacaaataaatatgcaCTATATCTTGGCCTCTTGTGCTTTCCTTTCCTTAGCATTTTGGAATTTTGGTGAATAGATTCTCTGTTCATATGAGAGAACTGGTAGGTTTGGTCACAGTAGAACTGGACCTTAGAATTCTACTTCAGAAATCATGACATTATTTCACTTAAATCACTCTTCTGATAGCTTTCAGGGCCAAGCTGCCTCCCTGTCCCCAGATCCCCATTACTGGATGGACACCCTCTTATCCAAGAGAAATAGGCTCACGGTGCCTCCCATTCCCCAATCTACTTCTCCACCTAAGTGACAAGTTTCACCACGTGCGCCTCCTCATCTCTCTAattcttccctgtctgtcactcaCACCATGAATCTGGTCAAGTCATTTTTATGGTTAAAGAAGGTTGAAGAAAAACACACTGCCATCATCCTTCTTATGATAATGATAAGATTTAGTCTCATTCTGTAACAACAAAAACTTGGGGAAATTTATATGATTTAAGCTAACACTAATTGATGAAACGGGGAAAAGAACTTAACtcaatagaagtttatttctcacttatTAAAATTCCAATATTGGTATTCCTGGCTGGAGGGTGAATCTCTCCTGAACAGTGATTCTGGGATTCAGACTCCTTCCGTCCTTTATGGCTCTGCTATCTTTGACATGTGGCTTACGAGCTTCCATTATTCTTACATCAAGAAAATCAAAGTGGAAAGATCCTGGAGAGTCCTGTGGGAGATGTTTTTTTAACTGGGGAATGCCAAGGGATGGGTCACAAAAGTTTTGCTTGCATGCCATTGACAAAAATTCAGTCATTGATTATCCCTAACTTTACCTCCTTCAGAAGTGTGGAATTTTGGTAAATAGATCCTAAACACTTAAAAATCACTCTTCTCAtaaagtcacagatgtagaaaacaaacttataaagtgggggaagagagggtggaatgaattgggagagtggGACTCACATATATAGATTACtatgtgatagaagcaaggtccgatgctataaagagcaatattgcataggaacctggaatgtcaggtccatgaatcaaggcaaattggaagtggtcaaacaagagatggcaagagtgaatgtcaatatTCTAGGCATcaatgaactgaaatggactggaatgggtgaatttaactcagatgaccattatatctactactgcgggcaggaatcccttagaagaaatggagtagccatcatggtcaacaaaagagtccgaaatgcagtacttggatgcaatctcaaaaacgacagaatgatctctgttcgtttccaaggcaaaccattcaatatcacagtaatccaagtctatgccccaaccagtaatgctgaagaagctgaagttgaacggttctatgaagacctacaagaccttttagaactaacacccaaaaaagatgtccttttcattataggggactggaatgcaaaagtaggaagtcaagaaacacctggagtaacaggcaaatttggccttggaatacggaatgaagcagggcaaagactaatagagttttgccaagagaatgcactggtcataacaaacaccctcttccaacaacacaagagaagactctatacatggacatcaccagatggtcaacaccgaaatcaaattgattatgttctttgcagccaaagatggagaagctctatacagtcagcaaaaacaagaccaggagctgacagtggctcagaccatgaattccttattgccaaattcagacttaaattgaagaaagtaggggaaaccactagaccattcaggtatgacctaaatcaaatccctaatgattatacagaagaagtgagaaatagatttaagggcctagatctgatagatagaatgcctgatgaactatggaatgaggtttgtgacattgtacaggagacagggatcaagaccatctccatggaaaagaaatgcaaaaaagcaaaatggctgtctggggaggccttacaaatagctgtggaaagaagagaagcgaaaagcaaaggagaaaaggaaagatataagcatctgaatgcagagttccaaagaagagcaagaagagacaagaaagccttcttcagcaatcaatgcaaaggaatagaggaaaacaacagaatgggaaagactagggatctcttcaagaaaatcagagataccaaagaaacatttcatgcaaagatgggcttgataaaggacagaaatggtatggacctaacagaagcagaagatattaaaaagagatggcaagaatacacagaagaactgtacaaaaaagatcttcatgacccagataatcacgatggtatgatcactcacctagagccagacctcctggaatgtgaagtcaagtgggccttagaaagcatcactacgaacaaagctagtggaggtgatggaattcctattgagctattccaaatcctgaaagatgatgctgtgaaagtgctgcactcaatatgccagcaaggtgggaaaactcagcagtggccgcaggactggaaaaggtcagttttcattccaatcccaaagaaaggcaatgccaaagaatgctcaaactaccgcacaattgcactcatctcacacgctagtaaagtaatgctccaaatcctccaagccaggcttcagcaatatgtgaaccgtgaacttcctgatgttcaagctggttttagaaaaggcagaggaaccagagatcaaattgccaacatctgctggatcatggaaaatgcaagagagttccagaaatgcatctatttctgctttattgactatgccaaagcctttgactgtgtggatcacaagaaactgtggaaaattctgaaagagatgggactaccagaccacctgatctgcctcttgagaaatttgtatgcaggtcaggaagcaacagttagaactggacatggaacaacagactggttccaaataggaaaaggagtacgtcaaggctgtatattgtcaccctgtgtatttaacttatatgcagagtacatcatgagaaatgctgggctggaagaaacacaagctggaatcaagattgccaggagaaatactactaacctcagatatgcagatgacaccacccttatagcagaatgtgaagaggaactaaaaagcctcttgatgaaagtgaaagtggagagtgaaaaagttggcttaaagctcaacattcagaaaacgaagatcatggcacccggtcccatcacttcatgggaaatagatggggaaacagtggaaacagtgtcagactttattttggggggctcccaaatcactgcagatggtgactgcagccatgaagttaaaagacgcttactccttggaaggaaagttatgaccaacctagatagcatattcaaaagcagagacattactttgccaacaaaggttcgtctagtaaaggctatggtttttcctgtggtcatgtatggatgtgagagctggactgtgaagaaggctgagcgctgaagaattaatgcttttgaagtgtgatgttggagaagactcttgagagtcccttggactgcaaggagatccaaccagtccattctgaaggagatcagccctggggtttttgaaaggaatgatgctaaagctgaaactccagtactttggccacctcatgtgaagacttgactcattggaaaagactctgatgctgggagggattgggggcaggaggagaaggggacgacagaggatgagatggctggatggcatcactgactcgatggacgtgagtctgcgtgaactccgggagttggtgatggacagggaggcctggagtgctgcgattcatggggtcgcagagtcagacacgactgagcgactgatctgatctgatctgatctctgaatgtgaatctgctgtatagcatagggaactgtgttcagtgctctgtggtggcctAAATGGAAAGGATATCTAAGAAAGAGGAGACATATTATGTATACATacgactgactcactttgctgtacagcagaagctaatacaacattgtaaagcaagtacactccaataaacattttttaaaactccctcTTCTCATAGCTACCCAGGTCATCTTTCTTCTTGTCCCTAAATCCACATCACTGCCTGGAAGAATCCTTTATCATAGTtacaaattaaatgagaaaattacaTAGCCATTTAAAAGGACAATAA comes from the Bubalus kerabau isolate K-KA32 ecotype Philippines breed swamp buffalo chromosome 1, PCC_UOA_SB_1v2, whole genome shotgun sequence genome and includes:
- the LOC129644010 gene encoding protein HP-20 homolog, with the translated sequence MADLRILVSIILMANAVLEKGGCTGPPGPPGHPGLPGIRGPPGIRGIPGFPGPPGIPGPSVKCPCHRRSAFTVKLSGQLPSPSKPVPFTEVLYNAQKDLQEDTGVFTCRVPGNYHFLFDVDLHHCKVTVQLMRDKSSVLEKHQVSTKEPRSLSGMLTLLLHEGEKVWLEAKVETEKPEQAQVTIYFSGFLT